A single region of the Actinoplanes sp. SE50/110 genome encodes:
- a CDS encoding PAS domain S-box protein, with protein MLTPQITEQPVADGRNRAVGACSLAYLHIDRAGRIQDWNEAAERLFGWPRDEVIGRPLADTIIPPALRSAHNAGFARRLALGDGPDLGHRFEAPAVHRDGSELTVSMTLDSLGPDGFCAFISDQTEWHQARQELQRSNQLINAILQHTTAVISAKDLDGRYLFVNGEYERVFQVSAADMVGREEADVLPAAIAAGSRAHDVEVAGSGAARTVLEQLPFGDDIREYVVTRVPLADPDGSVYGVCTIAIDDTARRRTEAALAAGEERFRSTVNNAPGMLYQFRIEPDGTGAFTFVSAACRDLYGLAPEQIVGGTEADLITYIAEEHRESYRASVRESAATLEPWEWRGAIVRHDGQRRWLYGVARPHREPGGATVWDGMLLDQTREHATEVRLAGTRHELEDLTHRLAPLSFTAAADAGAPVADLVALIDPADHDELARCWAAARDGRPADAECAAAGPGGGRLWVRLRPRPDGQVDGACFRVGRS; from the coding sequence GTGTTGACCCCGCAGATCACCGAGCAGCCGGTGGCCGACGGCCGGAACCGGGCCGTGGGCGCCTGCTCGCTGGCCTACCTGCACATCGACCGGGCCGGCCGGATCCAGGACTGGAACGAAGCCGCGGAACGCCTCTTCGGCTGGCCCCGGGACGAGGTGATCGGGCGACCGCTCGCCGACACCATCATCCCGCCGGCCCTGCGGTCCGCGCACAACGCCGGATTCGCCCGCCGGCTCGCCCTCGGTGACGGCCCCGACCTGGGCCACCGATTCGAGGCGCCGGCCGTGCACCGGGACGGCTCCGAGCTGACCGTGTCGATGACCCTGGACTCGCTCGGCCCGGACGGCTTCTGCGCGTTCATCTCCGACCAGACCGAATGGCACCAGGCCCGGCAGGAGCTGCAGCGCAGCAACCAGCTGATCAACGCGATTCTGCAGCACACCACCGCGGTGATCTCGGCCAAGGACCTGGACGGCCGCTACCTGTTCGTCAACGGCGAATACGAGCGGGTGTTCCAGGTGTCGGCCGCCGACATGGTGGGCCGCGAGGAGGCCGACGTGCTGCCCGCCGCGATCGCCGCCGGCAGCCGCGCGCACGACGTCGAGGTGGCCGGCTCGGGCGCCGCCCGGACCGTCCTGGAACAGCTTCCGTTCGGCGACGACATCCGGGAGTACGTGGTGACCCGGGTCCCGCTCGCCGACCCGGACGGCTCGGTGTACGGCGTCTGCACGATCGCCATCGACGACACCGCCCGCCGCCGCACCGAGGCCGCACTGGCCGCCGGCGAGGAACGGTTCCGCAGCACGGTGAACAACGCGCCGGGCATGCTGTACCAGTTCCGGATCGAGCCGGACGGCACGGGCGCGTTCACCTTCGTCTCCGCGGCCTGCCGCGACCTCTACGGCCTGGCGCCGGAACAGATCGTCGGCGGCACCGAGGCCGACCTGATCACCTACATCGCCGAGGAGCACCGCGAGTCGTACCGGGCCTCGGTCCGCGAGTCGGCGGCCACCCTGGAGCCGTGGGAGTGGCGCGGCGCGATCGTCCGGCACGACGGGCAGCGCCGTTGGCTGTACGGCGTCGCCCGCCCGCACCGGGAGCCGGGCGGCGCCACCGTCTGGGACGGCATGCTGCTCGACCAGACCCGCGAGCACGCCACCGAGGTGCGCCTGGCCGGCACCCGGCACGAGCTGGAGGACCTGACCCACCGGCTGGCCCCGCTGTCGTTCACCGCGGCCGCCGACGCCGGCGCGCCGGTCGCCGACCTCGTCGCGCTGATCGACCCGGCCGACCACGACGAACTGGCCCGGTGCTGGGCGGCGGCCCGGGACGGGCGGCCCGCCGACGCCGAGTGCGCGGCCGCCGGGCCGGGGGGCGGGCGGCTCTGGGTCCGGCTGCGCCCGCGTCCCGACGGCCAGGTCGACGGCGCCTGCTTCCGGGTCGGCCGCTCGTGA
- a CDS encoding enoyl-CoA hydratase/isomerase family protein — MELNVSVADGVALLEMRRPPANHFDEELIGRIVEAAFALDEDPACRVIVLASEGKHFCAGADFGGGDFGRDHVDAAARLYRRAMQLFDVRTPMVAAVQGTAVGGGLGLACAADFRVAEPGTRFVANFAKLGFHAGFGLSVTLPELIGRQKATDMMLTARRVGGDEAYRIGLADRLAEPGRVRDAARALATEIAGAAPLAVRSMRATLRGDLADRVRRALDHELAEQKIHWATKDSAEGITASLARRAPVFTGE, encoded by the coding sequence GTGGAGCTGAATGTGTCGGTGGCGGACGGGGTGGCGCTGCTGGAGATGCGGCGGCCGCCGGCGAACCACTTCGATGAGGAGCTGATCGGGCGGATCGTCGAGGCGGCGTTCGCGCTCGATGAGGATCCGGCGTGCCGGGTGATCGTGCTGGCGTCCGAGGGGAAGCACTTCTGCGCCGGGGCGGATTTCGGCGGGGGTGACTTCGGGCGGGATCATGTGGATGCGGCGGCGCGGCTCTATCGGCGGGCCATGCAGCTGTTCGACGTGCGGACGCCGATGGTGGCGGCCGTGCAGGGGACCGCGGTGGGTGGCGGGCTGGGGCTGGCGTGCGCGGCGGATTTCCGGGTGGCGGAGCCGGGGACGCGGTTCGTGGCGAACTTCGCGAAGCTCGGATTCCACGCCGGCTTCGGGCTCAGCGTGACGCTGCCGGAGCTCATCGGGCGGCAGAAGGCGACCGACATGATGCTGACCGCGCGGCGGGTCGGTGGGGACGAGGCGTACCGGATCGGGCTGGCGGACCGGCTCGCCGAACCGGGGCGGGTGCGGGACGCGGCCCGGGCGCTGGCGACCGAGATCGCCGGGGCGGCGCCGCTGGCGGTGCGGTCGATGCGGGCGACGCTGCGCGGCGACCTGGCCGACCGGGTGCGACGGGCGCTCGATCACGAACTGGCCGAACAGAAGATCCACTGGGCGACGAAGGACAGCGCGGAGGGCATCACGGCCAGCCTCGCCCGCCGCGCGCCGGTCTTCACCGGCGAATGA
- a CDS encoding methyltransferase domain-containing protein: MERTYDVIVIGGGAAGLSGAVTLARSNRSVLVVDGGEPRNAPSGHVHNLLGREGVAPTELYAAGRAEVEGYGGEVRTGTAERAERVDGGFVVTLAGGDRVVGRRLLVTTGLTDELPDIPGLAEHWGGDVAHCPYCHGWELRGKRIGVLVTGPLSLHGAQLWRQLTDDVVYLLNGSPAPAPEQAEQLAARRIPVVAEAVEAVQSDSGRISGVRLADGRVIGLEAIAVGPRLVARSAFLASLGLEAVPMELNGHVMGMRIAAEERTGATAVPGVWVAGNVTDLGATVAVAAAAGQTAGAMINLDLIAAETRDAVAEYRRRQQTMVEADAWEERYRGKAAIWSGQPNVQLVAEAAGLPAGRALDVGCGEGADAVWLAERGWQVTAVDISSVALIRAAGHAAAAGLADRITFRHADLRQEPPAEGSYDLVTAHYMHLPRPDRRELYGRLAAAVARGGTLLVVGHHPDDLAERPRPMHFPEMLFTARELAAELDPGRWEVLTTAKRPRAGQDGVIHDAVLVARRKH; the protein is encoded by the coding sequence ATGGAGCGGACGTACGACGTGATCGTGATCGGCGGCGGCGCGGCCGGCCTGAGCGGGGCCGTGACGCTGGCCCGCTCGAACCGGTCGGTGCTGGTCGTCGACGGCGGTGAGCCGCGCAACGCCCCATCCGGGCACGTGCACAACCTGCTCGGTCGAGAAGGCGTCGCGCCGACCGAGCTGTACGCGGCCGGCCGGGCCGAGGTCGAGGGGTACGGCGGCGAGGTGCGCACCGGCACGGCCGAGCGGGCCGAGCGGGTGGACGGCGGCTTCGTGGTCACCCTGGCCGGGGGCGACCGGGTGGTCGGGCGGCGGCTGCTGGTCACCACCGGGCTGACCGACGAGCTGCCGGACATCCCGGGGCTGGCCGAGCACTGGGGTGGCGACGTGGCGCACTGCCCGTACTGCCACGGCTGGGAGCTGCGCGGCAAACGGATCGGGGTGCTGGTCACCGGGCCGCTCAGCCTGCACGGCGCGCAGCTCTGGCGGCAGCTCACCGACGACGTGGTCTACCTGCTCAACGGCAGCCCGGCCCCGGCGCCCGAGCAGGCCGAGCAGCTCGCCGCGCGGCGTATCCCGGTGGTCGCCGAGGCGGTCGAGGCGGTGCAGAGCGACAGCGGGCGGATCAGCGGTGTGCGGCTCGCGGACGGCCGGGTGATCGGCCTGGAGGCGATCGCGGTCGGCCCGCGGTTGGTCGCCCGGTCGGCGTTCCTGGCGTCGCTCGGCCTCGAAGCGGTGCCGATGGAGCTCAACGGGCACGTGATGGGCATGCGGATCGCGGCCGAGGAGCGCACCGGCGCGACCGCGGTGCCCGGCGTCTGGGTGGCCGGCAACGTCACCGACCTGGGCGCCACCGTCGCGGTCGCGGCGGCCGCCGGGCAGACCGCGGGCGCCATGATCAACCTGGATCTGATCGCGGCGGAGACCCGGGACGCCGTCGCCGAGTACCGCCGCCGGCAGCAGACCATGGTCGAGGCGGACGCCTGGGAGGAGCGGTACCGGGGCAAGGCGGCGATCTGGAGCGGTCAGCCGAACGTGCAGCTGGTCGCCGAGGCGGCCGGGTTGCCGGCCGGGCGGGCGCTCGACGTCGGCTGCGGCGAGGGCGCCGACGCCGTCTGGCTCGCCGAGCGCGGCTGGCAGGTGACCGCCGTCGACATCTCGTCGGTCGCGCTGATCCGGGCGGCCGGGCACGCCGCCGCGGCCGGTCTGGCCGACCGGATCACCTTCCGCCATGCCGACCTGCGCCAGGAACCTCCCGCGGAGGGCTCCTACGACCTGGTCACGGCGCACTACATGCACCTGCCGCGGCCGGATCGCCGGGAGTTGTACGGCCGTCTCGCCGCCGCCGTGGCCCGCGGCGGCACCCTGCTCGTGGTCGGCCACCACCCCGACGACCTGGCCGAGCGGCCCCGCCCGATGCACTTCCCGGAGATGCTGTTCACCGCCCGGGAACTCGCCGCCGAGCTGGACCCCGGCCGCTGGGAGGTGCTCACCACCGCGAAGCGCCCGCGGGCCGGGCAGGACGGGGTGATCCACGACGCGGTGCTGGTCGCGCGCCGTAAACACTGA
- a CDS encoding bifunctional diguanylate cyclase/phosphodiesterase, which produces MTATPRLPRKLGEIGIPTAPMPAATPISEVEAMLHAEQLTPGVIVATDTGYRLVSRIALNRTTTGRLGFGRALTVRGTLADLAGADSLALPADTDIDVAAEAALARKGGDREEPVLVVWPDGRCGIAPMMELLSAMAGRYAKLSRTDQLTGLPNRSLIAAEGQRRLDAGTLVAVLHLGLDRFQDANDVLGHHGADILLHRVAVALSAAHGPGDLAARLDGDQFLVLLGDLPAGHTPQSMGRHIAAGLRGPHTVDGLPIGVEVSIGVSPADHHDIQVVQRRAAAAMRRAKQDRTGVVSWTPGLDSTQRVDLRQLTELRTGLKSGHLRLHYQPLHDAVTREINGVEALVRWQHPQRGLLPPGVFLPDAERSDVILELTDWVLAEALHQAALWKRAGHHVPVSVNLPAAYLAQARAVPTILAMLDLEQLPAELLTVEITETAVLARPDEVAAQLADLRLRGVRVAIDDFGTGYTSLGLLPRLPIDELKIDRSFVVQMHDSPAHATIIDSVIAIAKALGMKVVAEGVEDEPTAADLARAGVDLLQGYHLNRPTPPDAVPLLPARPLLTVL; this is translated from the coding sequence GTGACGGCCACTCCGCGGCTGCCGCGCAAGCTCGGTGAGATCGGCATTCCGACCGCGCCGATGCCGGCCGCCACCCCGATCAGCGAGGTCGAGGCGATGCTGCACGCCGAGCAGCTGACGCCCGGCGTCATCGTCGCCACCGACACCGGATACCGCCTGGTCAGCCGGATCGCGCTGAACCGCACGACGACCGGCCGGCTGGGTTTCGGGCGGGCCCTCACGGTTCGCGGCACCCTGGCCGACCTGGCCGGCGCGGACTCGCTCGCGCTGCCCGCCGACACCGACATCGACGTCGCCGCCGAGGCCGCCCTGGCCCGCAAGGGCGGCGACCGCGAGGAGCCGGTCCTGGTCGTCTGGCCGGACGGCCGCTGCGGCATCGCCCCGATGATGGAGCTGCTGTCCGCGATGGCCGGTCGCTACGCCAAACTGTCCCGCACCGACCAGCTGACCGGCCTGCCGAACCGCAGCCTGATCGCCGCCGAGGGCCAGCGCCGTCTCGACGCCGGCACCCTGGTCGCCGTTCTGCACCTGGGCCTGGACCGGTTCCAGGACGCCAACGACGTGCTGGGCCACCACGGCGCCGACATCCTGCTGCACCGGGTGGCGGTCGCGCTGAGCGCCGCGCACGGCCCCGGCGACCTGGCCGCCCGTCTCGACGGCGACCAGTTCCTGGTGCTGCTCGGCGACCTGCCGGCCGGCCACACCCCGCAGTCGATGGGCCGGCACATCGCGGCCGGTCTGCGCGGCCCGCACACCGTCGACGGCCTGCCGATCGGCGTCGAGGTCAGCATCGGCGTCAGCCCCGCCGACCACCACGACATCCAGGTCGTCCAGCGCCGCGCCGCGGCCGCCATGCGCCGCGCCAAGCAGGACCGCACCGGCGTCGTCTCCTGGACCCCCGGCCTGGACTCCACCCAGCGTGTCGACCTGCGCCAGCTCACCGAGCTGCGCACCGGCCTGAAGAGCGGCCACCTGCGCCTGCACTACCAGCCGCTGCACGACGCCGTCACCCGCGAGATCAACGGCGTCGAGGCCCTGGTCCGCTGGCAGCACCCGCAGCGCGGCCTGCTGCCCCCGGGCGTGTTCCTGCCCGACGCGGAACGTTCCGACGTCATCCTGGAACTCACCGACTGGGTGCTGGCCGAAGCCCTGCACCAGGCCGCCCTGTGGAAACGGGCCGGTCACCACGTGCCCGTCTCGGTCAACCTGCCGGCCGCCTACCTGGCCCAGGCCCGCGCCGTACCCACCATCCTGGCCATGCTCGACCTCGAACAGCTCCCCGCCGAACTGCTCACCGTCGAGATCACCGAGACCGCCGTGCTGGCCCGCCCCGACGAGGTCGCCGCCCAGCTGGCCGACCTGCGCCTGCGCGGCGTCCGGGTGGCCATCGACGACTTCGGCACCGGCTACACGTCGCTGGGCCTGCTCCCCCGCCTGCCCATCGACGAATTGAAGATCGACCGCTCGTTCGTCGTCCAGATGCACGACTCCCCGGCGCACGCCACGATCATCGACTCGGTGATCGCCATCGCGAAGGCCCTCGGCATGAAGGTCGTCGCCGAGGGCGTCGAGGACGAACCCACCGCGGCCGACCTGGCCCGGGCCGGCGTCGACCTGTTGCAGGGCTACCACCTCAACCGCCCCACCCCACCCGACGCGGTCCCGCTCCTCCCGGCCCGGCCTCTGCTCACGGTCCTCTGA
- a CDS encoding alpha-L-arabinofuranosidase C-terminal domain-containing protein, whose translation MPRIRSRLVGVAAVLVSLPLAVAPPVSASPVQPDYTIKVSPQADGAALSRQQYGVFFEDINYAADGGLYAELVRNRSFEFTSADAAGFTGLTGWTATGSATVVDDDQRLNERNRNYLALDGSVTNAGYNSGIAVQKNDLYDFSVWARGTALLTIELGGVTGTIAVSGDTWKKYTATLKAGATTDRGRLTVSSSAPVKVDEVSLFPRDTFKGRRNGLRDDLAEKIAALHPGFVRFPGGCLVNTGSMYSYDAANNYPRARAYQWKDTVGPVETRATNKNFWGYNQSYGLGYYEYFQFAEDLGAMPLPVLPALVTGCGQNRATVDDALLQRHVQDALDLIEFANGPKDSTWGRVRAQMGHPKPFGLTTIAIGNEENLPEQYFANFLRFQAAIKAKYPSITLVGNSGPDDQGGTFENLWAKNRANHTDMVDEHYYNSPSWFLQNNGRYDSYDRNGPKVFLGEYASLDARFANSLAEAAYMTGLERNADVVKMASYAPLLANIDNVQWKPDMIWFDNDESWGSTSYQMQKLFMNNVGDRVVPSTVTGGGVVRPKPITGAIGLSTWRTAATYDDVKVTRPDGTTIFSDDFGDGDADGWTAVQPRGTWTVTDGGYAQTTTDTEDTMVKAATITDTDYDYTLKATKQTGSEGFLVAFGIQQTGNFYWWNLGGWNNTQGAVEKGVTSAKEQLLTRPNTIKTGQTYDLRVSVRGTRVTLYLDGAEWGSFDDNAVTEPFAQVVTTDAKTGELIVKVVNAQDKPALTRIDLGNRKVAGTARMTVLAGDPGEQNTRTAEPIQPVTSTIHGVASSFTREFPADSVTFLRIRTR comes from the coding sequence ATGCCCCGCATCCGTTCCCGCCTGGTCGGCGTCGCCGCCGTCCTGGTGTCACTTCCGCTGGCGGTCGCGCCGCCGGTCTCGGCGTCCCCGGTCCAGCCGGATTACACGATCAAGGTGAGTCCGCAGGCCGACGGCGCGGCGCTGTCCCGGCAGCAGTACGGCGTGTTCTTCGAGGACATCAACTACGCGGCGGACGGCGGGCTGTACGCCGAGCTGGTGCGCAACCGGTCGTTCGAGTTCACCTCGGCCGACGCGGCCGGCTTCACCGGGCTGACCGGGTGGACCGCCACCGGGTCGGCCACCGTCGTCGACGACGACCAGCGGCTCAACGAGCGCAACCGGAACTATCTCGCCCTCGACGGCAGCGTGACGAACGCGGGCTACAACAGCGGCATCGCCGTACAAAAGAATGATTTGTACGATTTTTCGGTGTGGGCGCGGGGCACCGCCTTGCTGACGATCGAGCTCGGCGGGGTCACCGGGACCATCGCGGTCAGCGGCGACACCTGGAAGAAGTACACCGCGACACTGAAAGCCGGGGCCACCACCGACCGGGGTCGGCTGACCGTCTCCAGCTCGGCGCCGGTCAAGGTGGACGAGGTCTCGCTGTTCCCCCGGGACACCTTCAAGGGCCGCCGGAACGGCCTGCGCGACGACCTCGCCGAGAAGATCGCCGCCCTGCACCCGGGCTTCGTCCGCTTCCCCGGCGGCTGCCTGGTCAACACCGGCAGCATGTACTCCTACGACGCGGCGAACAACTACCCGCGGGCCCGGGCGTACCAGTGGAAGGACACGGTCGGCCCGGTCGAGACCCGCGCCACGAACAAGAACTTCTGGGGCTACAACCAGTCGTACGGCCTGGGCTACTACGAATACTTCCAGTTCGCCGAGGATCTCGGGGCGATGCCGCTGCCGGTGCTGCCGGCCCTGGTCACCGGCTGCGGGCAGAATCGGGCGACGGTCGACGACGCGCTGCTGCAGCGGCACGTCCAGGACGCGCTCGACCTGATCGAGTTCGCCAACGGGCCGAAGGACTCGACCTGGGGCAGGGTGCGGGCACAGATGGGGCACCCGAAGCCGTTCGGGCTGACCACCATCGCGATCGGCAACGAGGAGAATCTGCCGGAGCAGTACTTCGCGAACTTCCTCCGGTTCCAGGCCGCGATCAAGGCGAAATACCCGTCGATCACGCTGGTCGGCAATTCCGGGCCGGACGACCAGGGTGGCACGTTCGAGAACCTGTGGGCCAAGAACAGGGCGAACCACACGGACATGGTCGACGAGCACTACTACAACAGCCCATCCTGGTTCCTGCAGAACAACGGGCGGTACGACTCGTACGACCGTAATGGTCCCAAGGTTTTTCTCGGTGAATACGCGTCGCTGGACGCCAGGTTCGCCAACTCGCTCGCCGAGGCGGCCTACATGACCGGCCTGGAACGCAATGCCGACGTGGTGAAGATGGCGTCCTACGCGCCGCTGCTGGCCAACATTGACAACGTGCAGTGGAAACCGGACATGATCTGGTTCGACAACGACGAGTCGTGGGGTTCGACCAGCTATCAGATGCAGAAGCTGTTCATGAACAACGTCGGTGACCGGGTGGTGCCGAGCACGGTCACCGGTGGCGGTGTGGTGCGGCCGAAGCCGATCACCGGAGCGATCGGGCTGTCCACCTGGCGGACCGCCGCCACGTACGACGACGTGAAGGTCACCCGCCCGGACGGGACCACGATCTTCAGCGACGACTTCGGCGACGGCGATGCCGACGGTTGGACCGCGGTGCAGCCGCGCGGCACCTGGACGGTGACCGATGGCGGGTACGCACAGACCACCACGGACACCGAGGACACCATGGTCAAGGCGGCGACCATCACGGACACCGACTACGACTACACGCTCAAGGCCACCAAGCAGACCGGCTCCGAGGGTTTCCTGGTCGCCTTCGGCATCCAGCAGACGGGCAACTTCTACTGGTGGAACCTGGGCGGCTGGAACAACACCCAGGGCGCGGTCGAGAAGGGGGTCACCTCGGCCAAGGAGCAGCTGCTCACCAGGCCCAACACGATCAAGACCGGTCAGACGTACGACCTGAGAGTCTCCGTCCGGGGCACCAGGGTGACCCTGTACCTGGACGGCGCCGAGTGGGGCAGCTTCGACGACAACGCGGTGACCGAGCCGTTCGCCCAGGTCGTCACCACCGACGCGAAGACCGGCGAGCTGATCGTCAAGGTGGTCAACGCCCAGGACAAGCCGGCCCTGACCAGGATCGACCTGGGCAACCGCAAGGTCGCCGGCACCGCGAGGATGACCGTCCTGGCCGGTGACCCGGGCGAGCAGAATACCCGCACCGCCGAGCCGATCCAGCCGGTGACCAGCACCATCCACGGTGTCGCGTCGAGCTTCACCCGGGAGTTCCCGGCCGATTCGGTCACCTTCCTGCGCATCCGGACCCGATGA
- a CDS encoding helix-turn-helix domain-containing protein produces MAKDLAAVGPRLRALRQKRNITLTRLAETTGISVSTLSRLESGARRPTLELLLPLAEAYQVTLDDLVDAPETGDPRVRQRPIERHGHTYVPLTRRPGGVQAFKQIIPATPDRCDPEQQTHEGYEWIYVLSGRIRLLLGPRDILLTPGEAAEFDTRVPHALLNPGPGPAEVLNLFGPQGERVHLRAHS; encoded by the coding sequence ATGGCAAAGGACCTGGCCGCGGTCGGCCCCCGGCTGCGCGCCCTGCGGCAGAAGCGGAACATCACGCTGACCCGGCTCGCCGAGACCACCGGGATCTCCGTCAGCACCCTGTCCCGCCTGGAGTCCGGCGCCCGCCGGCCCACCCTGGAACTGCTGCTTCCGCTCGCCGAGGCGTACCAGGTCACGCTGGACGACCTGGTCGACGCGCCGGAGACCGGCGACCCACGGGTGCGGCAACGCCCGATCGAACGCCACGGGCACACCTACGTCCCGCTGACCCGCCGACCCGGCGGCGTGCAGGCCTTCAAGCAGATCATTCCGGCCACCCCGGACCGCTGCGATCCGGAACAACAGACCCATGAGGGGTACGAGTGGATCTACGTGCTGAGCGGCCGGATCCGCCTGCTGCTCGGGCCCCGCGACATCCTGCTGACCCCGGGCGAGGCCGCCGAATTCGACACCCGGGTCCCGCACGCCCTGCTCAACCCCGGCCCGGGCCCGGCCGAGGTGCTGAACCTCTTCGGCCCGCAGGGCGAACGCGTCCACCTGCGCGCCCACTCGTAG
- a CDS encoding family 43 glycosylhydrolase, with protein MNRRTLLLGGAAGALTTVLPAGAEGAPHADPVLNDAEIYGVPTAQPLISQRADPFISRRYDGKYYFTGSVPAYDRVVLRGSPTLAGLTTATETTIWTQPNNGFIWAPELHRIDDKWYVYFTKSTADDIWHIRPWVLESSLADPLDPSGWVLKGEIALEWDSFALDATTFAHRGRQYLVWAQSEPEIAVNTSIYIAELANPWTLRTKPVRLTTPTKTWEIQGFKVNEGPAVLVRNGRVFLTFSASATDANYCMGLLTADAHANLLDRASWVKSPDPIFTSDDDTQRWGPGHNSFTVAEDGRTDVLVYHARDYPQINGDPLYDPNRHTRVQKLYWHPDGTPLFGVPVGDGGPIVRLSAGRDFLHHGTTSLEMAPAPEDLGATQFRFVAAADGTETIRSVDKPSLSVRIDGTSVRLDPAGTPVRRIPARGGVTIRTAADPALFLRVDKGAIGTAKTGTVFRLS; from the coding sequence ATGAATCGCCGGACTCTTCTGCTGGGCGGCGCCGCCGGGGCGCTGACCACCGTCCTGCCCGCCGGCGCCGAGGGCGCGCCGCACGCCGACCCGGTGCTCAACGACGCCGAGATCTACGGCGTGCCGACCGCCCAGCCGCTGATCAGCCAGCGGGCCGACCCGTTCATCAGCCGGCGGTACGACGGGAAGTACTACTTCACCGGCTCGGTGCCGGCGTACGACAGGGTGGTGCTGCGCGGCTCGCCGACCCTGGCCGGGTTGACCACCGCCACCGAGACCACCATCTGGACCCAGCCGAACAACGGTTTCATCTGGGCTCCGGAGCTGCACCGCATCGACGACAAGTGGTACGTCTACTTCACCAAGAGCACCGCCGACGACATCTGGCACATCCGGCCGTGGGTGCTCGAGTCGTCGCTCGCCGACCCGCTCGACCCGTCCGGCTGGGTGCTCAAGGGTGAGATCGCTCTGGAGTGGGACAGCTTCGCGCTGGACGCCACCACCTTCGCCCACCGCGGCCGGCAGTACCTGGTGTGGGCGCAGAGCGAGCCGGAGATCGCGGTCAACACCAGCATCTACATCGCCGAGCTGGCCAACCCGTGGACGCTCCGGACGAAACCGGTACGGCTGACCACGCCGACGAAGACCTGGGAGATCCAGGGCTTCAAGGTGAACGAGGGGCCGGCCGTGCTGGTCCGCAACGGACGGGTGTTCCTCACCTTCTCGGCCAGCGCCACCGACGCCAACTACTGCATGGGGCTGCTCACCGCGGACGCGCACGCGAACCTGCTGGACCGGGCGAGCTGGGTGAAGAGCCCCGACCCGATCTTCACCAGCGACGACGACACCCAACGGTGGGGTCCCGGGCACAACAGCTTCACCGTGGCCGAGGACGGCCGGACCGACGTGCTCGTCTACCACGCGCGGGACTACCCACAGATCAACGGCGATCCGCTGTACGACCCGAACCGGCACACCAGGGTGCAGAAGCTGTACTGGCATCCGGACGGGACGCCGCTGTTCGGCGTACCGGTGGGAGACGGCGGGCCGATCGTGCGGCTGTCCGCCGGCCGGGACTTCCTGCACCACGGCACGACCTCCCTGGAGATGGCGCCGGCACCGGAGGACCTGGGCGCCACCCAGTTCCGCTTCGTCGCCGCCGCCGACGGCACGGAGACCATCCGGTCGGTCGACAAACCGTCACTGTCCGTCCGCATCGACGGGACCTCGGTCCGGCTCGACCCGGCCGGCACCCCGGTGCGCCGGATCCCGGCCCGCGGCGGCGTGACGATCCGCACCGCCGCCGACCCCGCGCTGTTCCTGCGGGTCGACAAGGGGGCGATCGGCACCGCGAAGACCGGGACCGTCTTCCGGTTGAGCTAA
- a CDS encoding NAD(P)-dependent oxidoreductase has product MKVLLPDSVELDVTLPDGVIGVTYTPTAPIPGEHADADVLVVWGNTAAQLADAARRLTRLRWVQTLSAGPDAVLQAGFAPGVPITAGLGLHDQTVAEHTLALLLAAARRLNLLVRAQIGHRWAGELGGLQPVREEHSFRTLRDAHVVVWGFGGIAATLAPLLTALGARVTGVARTAGDRHGYPVVTAADLPQVLPTADVLVSILPAAADTAGVLDAGVLALFPPHAWVVNVGRGSTLDEAALLDALRAGRIAGAALDVFVTEPLPPASGLWDEPNVIITPHAAGGRPLGAARLIEENLAAFRDGRPLRNRVA; this is encoded by the coding sequence ATGAAGGTGCTGCTGCCCGACTCCGTGGAGCTCGACGTCACCCTGCCCGACGGTGTCATCGGCGTGACCTACACCCCGACCGCGCCGATCCCCGGGGAGCACGCCGACGCCGACGTCCTGGTCGTCTGGGGCAACACCGCGGCGCAGCTGGCCGACGCGGCACGCCGCCTCACCCGGCTGCGCTGGGTGCAGACCCTGTCCGCCGGTCCGGACGCGGTGCTGCAGGCCGGGTTCGCCCCCGGCGTGCCGATCACCGCGGGGCTCGGCCTGCACGACCAGACCGTCGCCGAGCACACCCTGGCCCTGCTGCTGGCCGCGGCCCGCCGGCTCAACCTGCTGGTCCGGGCGCAGATCGGGCACCGCTGGGCGGGCGAGCTCGGCGGCCTGCAACCGGTCCGGGAGGAGCATTCCTTCCGGACGCTGCGGGACGCGCACGTGGTCGTCTGGGGCTTCGGTGGCATCGCCGCCACGCTCGCCCCGCTGCTGACCGCGCTCGGCGCCCGGGTCACCGGGGTGGCCCGCACCGCCGGCGACCGGCACGGCTACCCGGTGGTCACCGCGGCCGACCTCCCGCAGGTGCTGCCCACCGCCGACGTGCTGGTCTCGATCCTGCCGGCCGCCGCCGACACCGCCGGCGTGCTGGACGCCGGCGTCCTCGCCCTGTTCCCGCCGCACGCCTGGGTGGTCAACGTGGGCCGGGGCAGCACCCTGGACGAGGCCGCGCTGCTCGACGCCCTGCGCGCGGGCCGGATCGCCGGTGCCGCCCTGGACGTCTTCGTCACCGAGCCGCTGCCGCCCGCCTCCGGCCTGTGGGACGAACCCAACGTGATCATCACCCCGCACGCAGCCGGCGGCCGCCCGCTGGGCGCGGCCCGCCTGATCGAGGAAAACCTGGCCGCCTTCCGCGACGGCCGTCCGCTGCGCAACCGGGTCGCCTAG